A genomic window from Cupriavidus basilensis includes:
- a CDS encoding UvrB/UvrC motif-containing protein, with translation MTMTKGRIERSGMLSFGDASLAVWEEGLSAARNAGGYKAEKAWERNFKRDVFARIVQQLNRLGWGCTVQPIDPRDVKHYGGTVARWAVERRRTCRKGDLQGELSVSGRSIKFEMWQDAQNVENPNGGKYDFGKERRMTYLQRLEMNRTRNCIRDYLCNVFTRYEFQPEKEPKRGPGGVTALEWIDNHYKQSWHYDPALRRPGGDDHCGNNRSADGDIVTHGARVWFADYHGRILTGTAYYNINNMWWVVTGKYDLNNEASFELYTRQPENLRVKRNADRRRKRLERELQKAVEAMNFERAGVLRDVLFPGAPALFVVWHEEHRLFHSPGFCGYTADKSKAGKFTADEVKGWDCAPNKVMPAALAKEAA, from the coding sequence ATGACCATGACCAAGGGCCGCATTGAGCGCAGCGGCATGCTGTCCTTTGGAGATGCCAGCCTGGCCGTTTGGGAAGAAGGCCTCAGCGCGGCGCGCAATGCCGGCGGCTACAAGGCCGAGAAAGCGTGGGAGCGGAATTTCAAGCGCGACGTGTTCGCCCGCATTGTTCAGCAACTCAACAGGCTTGGCTGGGGCTGCACTGTTCAGCCGATTGATCCGCGTGACGTGAAGCATTACGGCGGCACGGTCGCCCGGTGGGCTGTGGAGCGGCGGCGTACCTGCCGCAAGGGCGACCTACAAGGTGAGCTGTCTGTGTCGGGGCGCAGCATCAAGTTCGAGATGTGGCAGGACGCGCAGAACGTCGAGAACCCGAACGGCGGCAAGTACGACTTCGGCAAGGAACGCCGCATGACGTACCTGCAGCGCCTTGAGATGAATCGCACTCGCAACTGCATCCGCGACTATCTGTGCAATGTCTTCACCAGGTATGAGTTCCAGCCGGAGAAGGAACCGAAGCGAGGACCGGGCGGCGTTACTGCACTTGAATGGATCGACAACCACTACAAGCAATCGTGGCACTACGATCCGGCGCTCCGCCGGCCGGGAGGCGATGACCACTGTGGCAACAATCGGTCCGCCGATGGTGACATCGTGACGCACGGCGCGCGCGTTTGGTTTGCAGACTACCACGGACGCATCTTGACCGGGACCGCCTATTACAACATCAACAACATGTGGTGGGTCGTGACCGGCAAGTACGACCTGAACAACGAGGCCAGCTTCGAGCTATACACACGCCAGCCCGAAAACCTGCGAGTCAAGCGCAATGCCGACCGCCGCCGCAAACGCCTCGAGCGCGAGCTGCAGAAGGCCGTCGAAGCGATGAACTTCGAGCGCGCCGGCGTGCTACGCGATGTCCTGTTCCCGGGAGCCCCCGCACTGTTCGTCGTATGGCACGAGGAACACCGACTGTTCCATTCGCCCGGGTTCTGCGGCTACACCGCCGATAAGTCCAAGGCCGGCAAGTTCACGGCCGATGAGGTGAAGGGCTGGGACTGCGCGCCGAACAAGGTAATGCCAGCGGCATTGGCAAAGGAGGCAGCATGA
- a CDS encoding integration host factor subunit alpha, whose translation MNDRHAYLMASAMGEAGDRQAASLDDDTSDARVAEVPTLTKAELAEMLFDQVGLNKRESKDMVEAFFDVIREALEQGDSVKLSGFGNFQLRDKPQRPGRNPKTGEIIPITARRVVTFHASQKLKGLVEERAGLVAVPG comes from the coding sequence ATGAACGATCGACACGCGTATCTCATGGCCTCTGCAATGGGTGAAGCAGGCGACCGCCAGGCAGCCTCGCTCGACGACGATACTTCCGACGCCCGCGTTGCCGAAGTGCCGACCCTTACCAAGGCCGAGCTCGCTGAAATGCTGTTCGACCAGGTCGGCCTCAACAAGCGTGAGTCCAAGGACATGGTCGAAGCATTCTTCGACGTGATTCGCGAAGCGCTGGAACAGGGCGACAGCGTCAAGCTCTCCGGCTTCGGCAATTTCCAGTTGCGCGACAAGCCGCAACGTCCCGGCCGCAATCCCAAGACGGGCGAGATCATTCCCATCACGGCGCGACGCGTGGTGACGTTCCATGCCAGCCAGAAGCTCAAGGGCCTGGTGGAAGAGCGTGCAGGCCTGGTGGCGGTGCCCGGCTGA
- a CDS encoding DUF1566 domain-containing protein has product MTHVAENVTFQVGEAQVTLPAKSVMRAWLDSLVTGAEPAAKQSTSTPRIGEIWAGQGGVYAGVMRGENGQTDYHLIVPTHPDASVEEIAWGSADHDETGAKSEFDGWANTEALSCSRHAHPAAQWARSLSIDGHSDFYLPARRELSLMYANVPELFEKAWHWSSTQSASNSGFAWNQTFGDGGQTITRKSSEYRARAVRRLVP; this is encoded by the coding sequence ATGACGCACGTTGCAGAGAACGTGACCTTCCAGGTCGGCGAAGCACAAGTGACCCTTCCCGCGAAGTCGGTCATGAGGGCATGGCTGGACAGCCTTGTAACAGGAGCGGAACCTGCCGCCAAGCAAAGCACCAGTACTCCCCGCATCGGCGAGATATGGGCCGGCCAGGGAGGCGTGTATGCCGGGGTAATGCGCGGCGAGAACGGGCAGACAGACTATCACCTGATCGTGCCGACGCACCCCGACGCATCGGTAGAAGAGATCGCATGGGGCAGTGCTGACCATGACGAGACCGGCGCAAAGAGCGAGTTCGACGGTTGGGCAAACACCGAGGCACTGTCCTGCTCCCGCCATGCCCACCCGGCAGCGCAGTGGGCACGGAGCCTGTCAATCGATGGCCACTCCGACTTTTATCTGCCGGCACGTCGCGAGTTGAGTCTCATGTACGCCAATGTTCCCGAACTCTTCGAGAAGGCATGGCACTGGTCCTCGACGCAGTCCGCTAGCAACTCCGGCTTCGCGTGGAATCAGACCTTCGGTGATGGCGGTCAGACCATCACCCGCAAGAGTAGCGAGTATCGCGCCCGGGCCGTCCGCAGATTAGTCCCTTGA
- a CDS encoding MerR family transcriptional regulator, which produces MSERSSERILLPPIPAKRYFTIGEVSELCAVKPHVLRYWEQEFTQLKPVKRRGNRRYYQHHEVLLIRRIRDLLYEQGFTINGARNRLDEGRQHSQAAAEDVQALAAQAAGEAPVFSLDLNNLRNELVEVQHLLAQLQQIAKHE; this is translated from the coding sequence ATGTCGGAACGATCCAGCGAACGCATCTTGTTGCCGCCGATTCCCGCCAAACGCTACTTCACCATTGGAGAAGTCAGCGAGCTTTGCGCCGTCAAGCCGCATGTGCTGCGCTACTGGGAGCAGGAGTTCACGCAACTCAAGCCCGTCAAGCGACGTGGTAACCGGCGTTACTACCAGCATCATGAGGTCCTGCTGATCCGGCGTATCCGCGACCTGCTGTACGAACAGGGCTTCACGATCAATGGCGCCCGCAATCGCCTTGACGAAGGGCGGCAGCACAGCCAGGCCGCCGCCGAAGACGTGCAAGCGTTGGCTGCGCAAGCCGCCGGTGAAGCGCCGGTTTTCTCGCTCGACCTCAACAACCTGCGCAACGAACTGGTGGAAGTGCAGCACCTGCTCGCGCAGCTTCAACAGATCGCGAAGCACGAATAA
- a CDS encoding RNA-directed DNA polymerase produces the protein MAIRTTTTRVASFAPGPSADHADAVPAGFSFEDLVVAYFDCRKNKRNTHNALAFEQNLERNLCRLADELADGSYRPGRSICFVVTRPKPREVWAADFRDRVVHHLLYNHISPRFYASFIADSCACIPGRGTLYAARRLESKVRSVTKNWARPAWYLKCDLANFFVSIDKRVLRAQLAARITEPWWMWLTELVLMHDPRPDVQMQAPAELLALVPPYKSLLNQPAHRGLPIGNLSSQFFANVYLDSLDQHAKHQVRARHYVRYVDDFVLLHESPQWLNAAHDDIEAFLPRELGARLNPSKTILQPVERGIDFVGQVISPWVRTTRPRTVNEGARRLRQMDAADLHAAANSYFGLLRQATGSHTDRARFANIVRKRGHSVNRQLTKAYRSHTT, from the coding sequence ATGGCAATCAGAACAACAACCACAAGAGTAGCGAGTTTCGCGCCCGGGCCGTCCGCAGATCATGCCGATGCGGTTCCTGCTGGTTTTTCCTTCGAGGACTTGGTGGTGGCCTACTTCGATTGTCGGAAGAACAAGCGAAACACCCACAATGCCCTCGCCTTCGAGCAGAACCTAGAGCGGAACCTATGCCGGCTTGCCGACGAGCTCGCCGATGGAAGCTATCGACCCGGCAGATCGATCTGCTTCGTGGTCACACGCCCGAAGCCGCGCGAGGTATGGGCTGCCGACTTCCGCGATCGTGTGGTGCACCACCTACTCTACAACCACATTTCTCCGCGCTTCTATGCCTCGTTCATCGCAGATAGCTGCGCATGCATTCCTGGCCGTGGCACTCTGTACGCCGCGCGCCGCCTCGAGTCCAAGGTGCGCAGTGTCACGAAGAATTGGGCGCGGCCGGCCTGGTACCTGAAATGCGACCTGGCGAACTTCTTCGTCAGCATCGACAAGCGCGTGCTACGCGCGCAACTCGCCGCACGTATCACCGAGCCCTGGTGGATGTGGCTGACCGAATTGGTGTTGATGCATGATCCGCGCCCGGATGTCCAAATGCAAGCGCCGGCCGAACTGCTGGCGCTGGTACCGCCGTATAAGAGTCTATTGAACCAGCCAGCGCATCGAGGCCTACCGATCGGCAACCTGAGCAGCCAGTTCTTTGCGAACGTGTACCTTGACTCGCTTGACCAGCATGCGAAGCACCAGGTGCGCGCCCGCCACTACGTCCGCTACGTGGACGACTTCGTGCTCCTGCATGAGTCGCCCCAGTGGCTGAACGCAGCGCATGACGACATCGAAGCCTTCTTGCCTCGCGAACTGGGCGCTCGGCTGAATCCTTCCAAAACCATCCTACAGCCTGTCGAGCGAGGCATCGACTTTGTCGGTCAAGTCATTAGCCCATGGGTACGCACCACTCGGCCCCGAACAGTCAATGAAGGGGCGCGTCGACTGCGGCAAATGGATGCCGCTGACTTACATGCGGCCGCCAACAGCTACTTCGGACTCCTTCGCCAAGCGACGGGCAGCCATACGGATCGGGCTCGCTTCGCAAACATTGTCCGCAAGCGCGGGCATTCAGTGAACCGCCAACTAACCAAGGCATATCGCTCCCATACAACCTGA
- a CDS encoding ATP-binding protein: protein MELSRISIEGILGVRSAHLSLSAPILLLTGENGAGKSSIIEAVKQAMTGVVTRTMIKNKGQLAGLLHDDFKAGSAFLEWDGGRASVILPKGTQSFEFPGLSMAQASVMQAALPYTLDPDLFARSTPDQRREFLYAMMRVETTPKAVAQMLADRGCDADKIKTVAPLTASSFETALGEAETKSRESKAAWRAVAGEAYGGVKAEGWEAAKPSADPAALQAAQSKVESLTTEHGNASRRAGELDGQSKSAAEQAVQLAGLRERAARKPRIAEKLKIDEAELAKWTATVEETRAKASGARAGNPVPCPHCAALVEIKGAVLHPYEPPETLADPDAAAKLPEYERSLKLLETAVANDKRDLADAEAAAGAISALEASPVTKPTSAEVDAAHREVTRIIEEGKKARAELQTQEEAQRQAAAADKKTKDATQHHADVKAWGKLIEALSPDGIPAQLMQSALDPLNERLQVAADLSSWPLVQIEPDMAITVGGREHLWRSESEKWRANAMLAEAIAFLSGLRFMVLDRFDVLNATGRNDLICWLDTLVQDGEIGTVIIAGTLKAKPSGLPSTIQAEWIEQGVVGQPIAEAA from the coding sequence ATGGAACTGTCTCGCATCTCTATCGAAGGCATCCTGGGCGTGAGATCTGCCCACTTGAGCCTGTCTGCCCCCATTCTCCTGCTGACTGGGGAAAACGGAGCCGGCAAGAGCAGCATCATTGAGGCCGTCAAGCAAGCCATGACGGGTGTGGTCACGCGCACCATGATCAAAAACAAGGGACAGCTGGCCGGCCTGCTCCACGACGACTTCAAGGCTGGGAGCGCATTCCTCGAGTGGGATGGTGGGCGCGCGTCTGTAATCTTGCCGAAGGGCACGCAGTCTTTCGAGTTCCCAGGCCTCTCCATGGCGCAGGCCTCTGTGATGCAAGCTGCCCTGCCCTACACGCTCGACCCCGACCTTTTCGCGCGTAGCACCCCGGACCAGCGACGTGAATTCCTGTACGCCATGATGCGGGTCGAGACGACGCCCAAGGCCGTGGCCCAGATGCTTGCCGATCGCGGATGCGATGCTGACAAGATCAAGACCGTTGCGCCGCTGACTGCATCCAGCTTCGAAACTGCACTTGGTGAAGCTGAGACAAAGTCACGGGAAAGTAAAGCCGCGTGGCGCGCCGTAGCGGGAGAGGCCTATGGTGGCGTCAAGGCGGAGGGCTGGGAGGCAGCCAAGCCTTCCGCCGATCCTGCAGCACTACAAGCGGCCCAATCCAAGGTTGAGTCGCTGACGACGGAACATGGCAATGCCTCGCGTCGCGCCGGTGAGCTCGATGGTCAGTCGAAATCCGCCGCCGAACAAGCCGTCCAACTCGCTGGTCTACGCGAGCGTGCCGCCCGGAAGCCTCGCATTGCGGAGAAGCTCAAGATCGATGAAGCCGAGCTCGCCAAGTGGACGGCAACGGTTGAAGAAACGCGGGCTAAGGCCTCCGGGGCCCGGGCCGGAAATCCGGTGCCGTGTCCGCATTGTGCCGCGCTTGTGGAGATCAAAGGCGCGGTGCTGCATCCCTATGAGCCGCCGGAGACCCTGGCCGACCCGGACGCGGCCGCCAAGCTGCCGGAGTATGAACGGTCCCTCAAATTGCTTGAAACGGCTGTCGCAAACGACAAGCGTGATCTTGCGGACGCCGAAGCTGCAGCTGGCGCTATCAGCGCGCTGGAAGCCTCGCCTGTGACTAAGCCGACGTCCGCCGAAGTCGACGCAGCGCACCGCGAGGTCACCCGCATCATCGAAGAGGGCAAGAAGGCGCGCGCTGAACTCCAGACGCAGGAAGAGGCCCAGCGCCAAGCTGCTGCTGCCGACAAGAAGACCAAGGACGCTACGCAGCACCACGCTGACGTGAAGGCCTGGGGAAAACTCATCGAGGCACTCTCCCCGGACGGAATCCCGGCCCAACTGATGCAAAGCGCGCTGGATCCGCTGAACGAACGACTTCAGGTAGCCGCCGATCTGTCGTCCTGGCCACTGGTGCAAATCGAACCGGATATGGCAATCACAGTCGGAGGCCGCGAGCACTTGTGGCGCTCGGAGTCCGAAAAATGGCGAGCCAATGCCATGCTGGCGGAAGCCATCGCCTTCCTGTCCGGCTTGCGGTTCATGGTGCTTGATCGGTTCGACGTGCTAAATGCAACTGGCCGGAACGACCTGATCTGCTGGCTCGATACCCTGGTGCAGGATGGCGAGATCGGTACTGTCATCATCGCTGGAACATTGAAGGCGAAGCCCAGCGGCCTGCCATCGACCATCCAGGCGGAGTGGATCGAACAAGGCGTTGTAGGTCAGCCGATCGCGGAGGCAGCATGA
- a CDS encoding tyrosine-type recombinase/integrase: MGRARKGHKGLPKRVIVNHGAYYFTAPAPMRNPWTGKTQRLIQLCRVDDGEGKMFSRLSELFTDKRLVDGSMPYLCTEWKARKLKRYTDSVQSDYGRMADTISESFRDFFVANVTTKACADFLRDNFSDKANSAQKYANVLRKMFKMAISELGLREDNPCDNLDLSDYQTKRREVLPTHDAIKRIRAAALVGEDKLPTESGPMFQCIIDMAYLVWQRGTDVRNLTESQISDGVIRFKPSKTAGSSGKVVHVVITTHIQVVIDRAKAIKKKYGVKTDYLFPSQAGTPYSKTGLHSMWRRAKSRAKVTDQIVFKDLRALGATDAARDGNDAADIQKRLAHTTAKTTAIYIKEAFPERSEMDVSLPWD, from the coding sequence GTGGGCCGAGCACGAAAGGGCCACAAGGGGTTGCCGAAGCGCGTTATCGTCAACCACGGAGCCTACTACTTCACCGCGCCCGCCCCCATGCGCAATCCTTGGACCGGCAAGACACAGCGCCTCATCCAGCTGTGCCGGGTGGACGATGGCGAGGGCAAGATGTTCAGCCGACTGAGCGAGTTGTTCACGGACAAGCGCCTGGTCGATGGGTCGATGCCTTACCTCTGTACGGAATGGAAGGCGCGGAAGCTCAAGCGGTACACCGACAGCGTGCAATCTGACTATGGGCGGATGGCAGACACCATCAGTGAGAGCTTCCGGGATTTCTTCGTGGCCAATGTGACGACCAAGGCATGCGCCGATTTCCTCAGAGACAACTTCTCCGACAAGGCGAACTCGGCCCAGAAGTACGCTAACGTCCTCCGAAAGATGTTCAAGATGGCGATTAGTGAACTTGGCCTCAGGGAAGACAACCCCTGCGATAACCTGGACCTTTCCGACTACCAGACTAAGCGCCGAGAGGTCCTACCCACTCATGACGCCATCAAGCGGATTCGGGCGGCCGCCCTCGTCGGCGAGGACAAGTTACCGACCGAGTCCGGCCCGATGTTCCAGTGCATCATCGACATGGCCTACCTGGTCTGGCAACGGGGCACAGACGTCAGAAATCTGACCGAGAGCCAAATCTCAGACGGCGTCATCCGCTTCAAACCATCCAAGACCGCCGGCAGCAGCGGCAAGGTGGTCCATGTCGTTATCACGACCCACATTCAGGTGGTTATCGACCGAGCCAAGGCGATCAAGAAAAAATATGGAGTGAAGACGGACTATCTCTTTCCCAGTCAGGCCGGAACGCCCTACTCTAAAACGGGCCTGCATTCCATGTGGCGACGCGCCAAATCTCGGGCGAAGGTAACGGATCAAATAGTCTTCAAGGACTTGCGAGCCTTGGGCGCAACCGACGCTGCCAGGGATGGAAATGACGCTGCCGATATCCAGAAACGGCTAGCCCATACGACCGCAAAGACGACCGCGATCTACATCAAGGAGGCGTTCCCTGAACGCTCTGAGATGGACGTTAGCCTACCTTGGGATTGA
- a CDS encoding DUF1566 domain-containing protein, with the protein MNAITTIEASAVQTTISQVEADSLRAGDAAGGGFYAGQIRQADGVYALIVAPKGTGEHAESVWNSDRSRVDGALSYFDGAANTAAMAEAGSDLAKWALGLQVNGNHDWYLPARDELELIYRNLKPTAGNYAGFRDGENPSSAPAGYAYTEELPTQTRVLLFQEDGSEVLEAEPYWSSTQSASNSYDAWVQGFNAGFQSLNLKSSEFRARAVRRLKIQ; encoded by the coding sequence ATGAACGCGATCACAACAATTGAAGCAAGCGCCGTACAGACCACCATCAGCCAGGTTGAAGCCGACTCCCTCCGAGCCGGCGATGCAGCAGGCGGCGGATTCTACGCCGGGCAGATCCGACAAGCCGATGGAGTCTATGCGCTCATCGTCGCCCCCAAAGGTACTGGCGAGCACGCCGAAAGCGTCTGGAACAGTGATCGTAGCCGCGTCGATGGCGCGCTCAGCTACTTTGACGGCGCGGCCAATACCGCTGCCATGGCGGAGGCCGGAAGCGATCTCGCGAAATGGGCGCTTGGCTTGCAGGTCAACGGGAATCACGACTGGTACCTCCCGGCGCGTGACGAGTTGGAGCTCATCTATCGCAACCTCAAGCCCACCGCCGGAAACTATGCCGGCTTCCGTGACGGTGAGAACCCCAGCAGCGCTCCGGCTGGATATGCCTATACGGAGGAGCTCCCCACACAGACCCGTGTTCTGCTCTTCCAGGAAGATGGCAGTGAGGTACTGGAAGCCGAGCCCTATTGGTCCTCGACGCAGTCCGCTAGCAACTCCTACGACGCGTGGGTTCAGGGCTTCAATGCTGGCTTTCAGAGCCTCAACCTCAAGAGTAGCGAGTTTCGCGCCCGGGCCGTCCGCAGATTAAAAATTCAGTAA
- a CDS encoding DUF4224 domain-containing protein has protein sequence MVAVLESPPLELTPQELVKMTGFKRAGKQMDVLQALGIPSRKRPDNTLLVLRMHCQYPCAPPPALAAAPSSGMGSAPPRLHKIQRKR, from the coding sequence ATGGTCGCCGTACTAGAATCCCCTCCCCTCGAACTCACCCCCCAGGAACTGGTGAAGATGACTGGCTTCAAGCGTGCCGGAAAGCAGATGGATGTTCTGCAAGCCCTCGGCATCCCCTCGCGAAAGCGACCCGACAATACCCTACTGGTACTGCGCATGCACTGCCAATACCCCTGCGCCCCACCGCCGGCACTGGCAGCAGCACCGTCATCCGGCATGGGATCTGCACCACCCAGGCTGCACAAGATTCAGAGGAAGCGCTAG
- a CDS encoding four helix bundle protein — protein MAIHTSLPIYKVAYDLLDAVTDLAKNMPRDYKASIGGVIRDECVKITVLIFRANTAREKSPHLLDLIERLQVTELLLRLSVDKRLISRQQYAKTVVLTNSIGKQANGWRRAASSPVA, from the coding sequence ATGGCCATCCATACCAGCCTTCCGATCTACAAGGTGGCATACGACCTGCTCGACGCCGTCACGGACCTCGCCAAGAATATGCCTCGTGACTACAAGGCGTCGATTGGCGGAGTCATCCGCGACGAGTGCGTGAAGATCACCGTCCTGATATTTCGGGCGAACACGGCCCGAGAGAAATCTCCGCATCTACTGGACCTGATCGAACGCCTTCAGGTGACTGAGCTTCTGCTGCGCTTATCGGTAGACAAGCGGCTCATCTCTAGGCAGCAGTATGCCAAGACCGTAGTGCTTACCAACAGTATCGGGAAGCAAGCCAATGGATGGCGGAGAGCCGCATCGTCGCCTGTTGCATGA